In the Posidoniimonas corsicana genome, one interval contains:
- a CDS encoding inositol-3-phosphate synthase, with the protein MPPQAGPQPEDPASDRTARTGFWLVGARGGVATTAAVGWSALTRGLIGTTGLVTELPALAGAGLKDWDQFVLGGCELRPGRLRDSAAEAGIPPALIEACAADLDAIDARIAPGVVHNSGPAIDELADEQADGGLARRFPTPRAAVDAIRADLDRFREQQRLERVVVVVTASTEPPTDEPSLPPTWDELNATLTSTDCPLRAGSLYAIAAIESGAAFVNFTPSLGASCAAIDDLAKRSGVCHAGRDGKTGETLLKTVLAPMLASRNLEVMSWVGHNILGNADGRVLSSPEHKSSKLGCKDAALQSLLGYSPQSLVSIEYVPSLGERKTAWNHVHFRGFMGVEMTLQLTWQGHDSALAAPLVLDLARLVDASAGRGESGALGALACFFKSPCGAPLAGHSEQFAALLAHYA; encoded by the coding sequence ATGCCCCCTCAAGCCGGGCCCCAACCCGAGGACCCCGCGAGCGATCGCACAGCACGCACCGGATTCTGGCTGGTGGGCGCCCGCGGCGGCGTGGCGACCACCGCCGCGGTCGGCTGGTCGGCGCTGACGCGCGGCCTCATCGGCACGACCGGGCTGGTGACCGAGCTGCCGGCCCTGGCGGGCGCGGGGCTGAAGGACTGGGACCAGTTTGTGCTGGGCGGCTGCGAGCTGCGGCCCGGCCGGCTCCGCGACAGCGCCGCCGAGGCCGGCATCCCGCCCGCGCTGATCGAGGCCTGCGCCGCCGACCTCGACGCCATCGACGCGCGGATTGCGCCGGGGGTCGTGCACAACAGCGGCCCCGCCATCGATGAGCTGGCCGACGAGCAGGCCGACGGGGGCCTCGCCCGCCGCTTCCCCACGCCCCGCGCCGCGGTCGACGCCATCCGCGCCGACCTCGATCGATTCCGCGAGCAGCAGCGGCTGGAGCGCGTGGTGGTGGTCGTGACCGCGTCGACCGAGCCGCCCACCGACGAGCCGTCGCTGCCGCCCACCTGGGACGAGCTTAACGCAACGCTCACATCGACCGACTGCCCGCTGCGGGCGGGGTCGCTGTACGCGATCGCGGCGATCGAGTCGGGCGCGGCGTTTGTAAATTTTACCCCCTCGTTGGGGGCCAGCTGCGCGGCGATCGACGACCTCGCGAAGCGTTCGGGCGTGTGCCACGCGGGGCGCGACGGCAAGACCGGCGAGACCCTCCTCAAGACGGTGCTCGCGCCGATGCTCGCCAGCCGCAACCTGGAAGTGATGAGCTGGGTCGGTCACAACATCCTGGGCAACGCGGACGGCCGCGTGCTGTCCTCTCCGGAGCACAAGTCGAGCAAGCTGGGGTGCAAGGACGCGGCGCTCCAATCGCTGCTCGGTTACAGCCCCCAGTCGCTGGTCTCGATCGAGTACGTGCCGAGCCTCGGGGAGCGAAAAACCGCCTGGAATCACGTGCATTTCCGCGGTTTCATGGGCGTCGAGATGACGCTGCAGCTGACCTGGCAGGGGCACGACTCGGCCCTCGCGGCGCCGCTGGTGTTGGACCTCGCGCGGCTGGTCGACGCGTCCGCCGGGCGCGGCGAGAGCGGCGCGCTCGGCGCGCTGGCGTGCTTCTTCAAGAGCCCCTGCGGCGCGCCCCTGGCGGGACACTCCGAGCAGTTCGCGGCGCTGCTCGCGCACTACGCGTGA
- a CDS encoding DEAD/DEAH box helicase, translated as MPTDPSAPQGDGAAKPSFDDIDLSPTMRESLRKAGYEHPSPVQSGVIPVALSGKDVLGQARTGTGKTASFAIPILERFEESKSKSPFAIVLAPTRELAVQVRDEFDKLAHGRKIRSVPLYGGKPIKTQINKLERGADVVVGTPGRVLDLLGRGALTLDDVKIVVLDEADRMLDIGFRPDIEKILRRCPKQRQTLLLSATVDPAIERLSKRYMIDPVTLDFSPKTKGVDTIEQFYFTVDNARKFDLLQKLLDREQPKQAIVFCRTKRMVDRLHVKLSRKRQGVACMHGDMAQNVRDRVMKQFRAEEVKLLIATDVVGRGIDVSSISHIVNYDIPESADDYVHRVGRTGRMGREGVAFTFVNSEQGSELTRIEQLINKLLTRDEIEGFETVESVVPKTQQPAVQFFGMAPPTGSSPPTPRPAEPEAEPEAAGEQAPKKAPPKKKKKHRRAL; from the coding sequence ATGCCAACCGACCCCTCCGCCCCCCAGGGCGACGGCGCCGCCAAACCCTCTTTCGACGACATCGACCTCTCGCCCACCATGCGGGAGTCCCTCCGCAAGGCCGGGTACGAGCACCCCAGCCCGGTGCAGTCCGGCGTGATCCCCGTGGCGCTCTCGGGGAAAGACGTGCTGGGCCAGGCCCGCACCGGCACCGGCAAGACCGCCTCGTTCGCGATCCCGATCCTGGAGCGGTTCGAGGAGAGCAAGTCGAAGAGCCCCTTCGCCATCGTGCTGGCGCCCACCCGCGAGCTCGCCGTGCAGGTCCGCGACGAGTTCGACAAGCTGGCCCACGGCCGCAAGATCCGCAGCGTGCCGCTGTACGGCGGCAAGCCGATCAAGACCCAGATCAACAAGCTGGAGCGCGGCGCCGACGTGGTGGTCGGCACCCCCGGGCGCGTGCTCGACCTGCTGGGCCGCGGCGCCCTCACGCTGGACGACGTGAAGATCGTTGTGCTGGACGAGGCCGACCGCATGCTCGACATCGGCTTCCGCCCCGACATCGAGAAGATCCTCCGCCGCTGCCCCAAGCAGCGTCAGACCCTGCTGCTGAGCGCCACGGTCGACCCCGCCATCGAGCGGCTCTCCAAGCGGTACATGATCGACCCCGTGACGCTCGACTTCTCGCCTAAGACCAAGGGCGTGGACACCATCGAGCAGTTCTACTTCACCGTGGACAACGCCCGGAAGTTCGACCTGCTGCAGAAGCTGCTGGACCGCGAGCAGCCGAAGCAGGCCATCGTGTTCTGCCGCACCAAGCGGATGGTCGACCGGCTGCACGTCAAGCTGTCGCGCAAGCGGCAGGGCGTGGCGTGCATGCACGGCGACATGGCCCAGAACGTCCGCGACCGGGTGATGAAGCAGTTCCGCGCGGAGGAGGTGAAGCTGCTGATCGCCACCGACGTGGTCGGCCGCGGCATCGACGTGTCGAGCATCTCGCACATCGTCAACTACGACATCCCCGAGTCCGCCGACGACTACGTGCACCGCGTCGGCCGCACCGGCCGCATGGGCCGCGAGGGCGTGGCGTTCACCTTCGTGAACAGCGAGCAGGGGTCTGAGCTGACCCGCATCGAGCAGCTCATCAACAAGCTGCTGACCCGCGACGAGATCGAGGGCTTCGAGACCGTCGAGTCGGTCGTGCCCAAGACCCAGCAGCCGGCCGTGCAGTTCTTCGGCATGGCGCCCCCCACCGGCTCCTCGCCCCCCACGCCGCGCCCCGCCGAGCCAGAGGCCGAGCCCGAAGCCGCCGGCGAGCAGGCCCCCAAGAAGGCGCCGCCCAAGAAAAAGAAGAAGCACCGCCGGGCGCTGTAG
- a CDS encoding sensor histidine kinase, which produces MQTGSAAQQSDLQQQLAELKAELLEAQKMAAIGELASTTTHEFNNLLTTILNYAKMGLRHTDDATRTRALEKILSAGTRAEKITNSVLGMARNRGASAAPTNLADLAGETLVLLERELGKYRVQVETDYQTDRRAMVVGAQIQQVLINLLTNARQAMVQGGRILIRVAEDAESGTVDLTVRDNGPGIAPEHLLKIFDRRFSTKAGPDASGKGGAGVGLSACKEIIENHGGRIRVESSVGRGAAFILKLPAVAEQPAGPTPVKRLGVPA; this is translated from the coding sequence ATGCAGACCGGTTCGGCAGCGCAGCAGAGCGACCTCCAGCAGCAGCTCGCCGAACTGAAGGCCGAGCTGCTCGAGGCGCAGAAGATGGCCGCCATCGGCGAGCTGGCCAGCACCACCACGCACGAGTTCAACAACCTGCTGACCACCATCCTCAACTACGCGAAGATGGGCCTGCGGCACACGGACGACGCCACCCGCACCCGGGCGCTGGAGAAGATCCTCAGCGCCGGCACCCGCGCGGAGAAGATCACCAACAGCGTGCTGGGCATGGCGCGCAACCGGGGCGCCAGCGCGGCGCCCACCAACCTGGCCGACCTGGCCGGCGAGACGCTCGTCCTCCTGGAGCGCGAGCTCGGCAAGTACCGCGTGCAGGTCGAGACCGACTACCAGACCGACCGCCGCGCGATGGTGGTCGGCGCCCAGATCCAGCAGGTGCTGATCAACCTGCTGACCAACGCCCGGCAGGCGATGGTGCAGGGGGGGCGGATCCTGATCCGCGTGGCCGAGGACGCCGAGAGCGGCACGGTCGACCTCACGGTCCGCGACAACGGGCCCGGCATCGCCCCGGAGCACCTGCTGAAGATCTTCGACCGCCGGTTCAGCACCAAGGCCGGCCCCGACGCAAGCGGCAAGGGCGGGGCGGGTGTGGGGCTGTCGGCCTGCAAGGAGATCATCGAGAACCACGGCGGCCGGATCCGCGTGGAGAGCTCGGTCGGCCGCGGCGCGGCCTTCATCCTCAAGCTGCCGGCCGTGGCCGAGCAGCCCGCCGGACCCACGCCAGTAAAGCGGCTGGGCGTGCCCGCCTAG
- a CDS encoding universal stress protein, producing MPDPTQRHVDSELSESMDLFERADVGAGIEIAPRRPKRVLVATDGSTQDHALTLFAKQLQDRLACEIGRLDLGDGAPSTTEQRVEMDATVVEADASLEDDYDQILAAAESFGADLLMLPCPYRRDFESLGEDSAGTVMEVVAARSKVPTIFIRRPDAVGRDPSNHVRIILTRENAAANETARWAAGLVQPSGRLELLLLVEQSTFKNFREIMNSLQPDAEFNPADLEDALARTYARLHSGLQRASREHGFSYDLIIRYEADEQPITPEHPETHPALMALGLVRHDHDSRNEIHDFVRRSPHPVLVAPVD from the coding sequence ATGCCAGACCCAACGCAGCGGCACGTCGACAGCGAGCTCAGCGAGTCGATGGACCTGTTCGAGCGAGCGGACGTGGGCGCCGGGATCGAGATCGCACCGCGACGGCCCAAGAGAGTCTTGGTGGCCACCGACGGCTCCACGCAGGACCACGCCCTCACGCTGTTCGCCAAGCAGCTGCAGGACCGCCTGGCTTGCGAGATCGGGCGCCTGGATCTCGGGGACGGGGCGCCATCGACCACAGAGCAGCGCGTCGAAATGGACGCAACGGTCGTCGAGGCGGACGCCTCTCTTGAAGACGACTACGACCAGATCCTCGCCGCCGCCGAGTCCTTCGGCGCCGACCTCTTGATGCTGCCGTGCCCGTACCGGCGGGACTTCGAGTCGCTGGGAGAGGACAGCGCGGGGACCGTCATGGAGGTGGTGGCGGCGCGGTCCAAGGTCCCCACGATCTTTATTCGACGCCCCGACGCCGTGGGGCGGGACCCTTCCAACCACGTCCGTATCATCCTGACACGCGAGAACGCGGCGGCCAACGAAACGGCCCGCTGGGCCGCGGGCCTCGTCCAGCCGAGCGGTCGGTTGGAGCTGCTGCTGCTGGTCGAGCAGAGCACGTTCAAGAACTTCCGGGAGATCATGAACTCGCTGCAGCCCGACGCGGAGTTCAACCCGGCGGACCTGGAAGACGCATTGGCCCGCACCTACGCCCGGCTGCACTCGGGTCTTCAACGGGCGTCCCGCGAGCACGGGTTTTCCTACGACTTGATCATCCGCTACGAGGCCGACGAGCAGCCGATCACGCCCGAGCACCCCGAAACGCACCCCGCGCTGATGGCGCTAGGCCTGGTGCGCCACGACCACGACTCCCGGAACGAGATCCATGATTTCGTGAGGCGGTCACCGCATCCCGTGCTCGTGGCGCCTGTTGATTGA
- a CDS encoding ArsB/NhaD family transporter: MDLSAIVLLAEAAAEPGARSPAWVMILFALGMLATYVGVAIDSFHKTVAALLGAVVLVPLALVLGVLPDYDATYEILSHDLNIFGVIIGTGILVDVTGRSGLFHFLSILMVKATGGRASALYFALCMLTFAFVAVLTIVPAMLILSSLVLVICRKLDYPPKPFLLSVAICANSGAVVTFASGLPNIMIGTQAGIPYVQFLMVSAPYALISFLVALAVLRFAFRRSLPWRQNAAEQADLQGRIEQFDAWALVEDRRVLVSSALILVLTVIGFALAQPLGVGMDFVAIAGGTAALLFAGKTIEDSIAKVNWTIILFFLGLFLIIGCVKATGSLNWLAEQVVALSNGDTGLLVALLTVFSAVASAIVDNIPVAATLIPVVNQIGGGDVAAEPLWWGTILGCNLGGNGTPIGSISCVIALYTLKKEVHETVSWGEFIRLGGTIMVVQIAGAIAYLLALDAMGWIPSLPG; this comes from the coding sequence ATGGATTTGTCTGCAATCGTGCTGCTAGCGGAAGCGGCCGCCGAGCCGGGCGCCCGTTCGCCCGCGTGGGTGATGATTCTGTTCGCGCTGGGGATGCTGGCCACATACGTGGGCGTCGCTATTGACAGCTTCCACAAGACGGTCGCGGCGTTGCTGGGCGCTGTTGTGCTAGTGCCGCTGGCGTTGGTGCTGGGCGTGCTGCCCGACTACGACGCCACCTACGAGATCCTCTCGCACGACCTCAACATCTTCGGCGTCATCATCGGGACCGGGATCCTGGTCGACGTCACCGGGCGGAGCGGCTTGTTCCACTTCCTGAGCATCCTGATGGTCAAGGCGACCGGTGGGCGGGCCTCGGCGCTCTACTTCGCGCTGTGCATGTTGACGTTCGCGTTTGTCGCGGTGCTCACCATCGTGCCGGCGATGCTCATCCTCAGCTCGCTGGTGCTGGTGATCTGCCGGAAGCTCGACTACCCCCCCAAGCCTTTCTTGCTGTCGGTCGCGATCTGCGCGAACAGCGGCGCCGTCGTGACTTTCGCCAGCGGGCTGCCGAACATCATGATCGGCACCCAGGCGGGCATCCCGTACGTCCAGTTCTTGATGGTGTCCGCGCCCTACGCGTTGATCAGCTTCCTGGTGGCGTTGGCGGTGCTGCGATTCGCGTTCCGGCGGTCGCTGCCGTGGAGGCAGAACGCAGCCGAGCAGGCGGACCTGCAGGGCCGTATCGAGCAGTTCGACGCCTGGGCGCTGGTGGAGGACCGCAGGGTGTTGGTCAGCAGCGCGCTCATCCTGGTGCTGACGGTCATTGGCTTCGCGCTCGCGCAGCCGCTCGGGGTGGGGATGGACTTCGTCGCCATTGCCGGCGGGACGGCCGCGTTACTCTTTGCAGGCAAGACGATCGAGGACTCTATCGCCAAAGTGAACTGGACGATCATCCTCTTCTTTCTAGGGCTGTTCCTGATCATCGGCTGCGTGAAGGCCACCGGCTCGCTCAACTGGTTAGCCGAGCAGGTTGTCGCCCTGTCGAACGGCGATACCGGGTTGCTGGTGGCGTTGCTCACGGTGTTCTCCGCGGTTGCTTCGGCGATTGTCGACAACATCCCCGTCGCGGCCACGCTCATCCCCGTGGTGAATCAGATCGGCGGCGGCGATGTCGCCGCCGAGCCGTTGTGGTGGGGCACGATCCTCGGCTGCAACCTCGGCGGGAACGGCACGCCGATCGGGTCGATATCGTGTGTGATAGCGCTGTACACCCTGAAGAAAGAAGTCCACGAGACCGTATCGTGGGGAGAGTTTATCCGACTCGGCGGGACGATCATGGTCGTCCAGATTGCCGGGGCGATCGCGTACTTGCTAGCCTTGGACGCGATGGGGTGGATCCCCAGTCTGCCGGGATAA
- a CDS encoding leucine-rich repeat domain-containing protein produces MRPASLLRRWFRFRLRTLLIAVAVLAIPFGWRAEQARREAAAIAWVEERGGEINYAYRPSGTLLQKAARAWFGAKKVDRVYLMYQDVTDVAPLARFHEATLISLQSTPVSDVSPLASLTNLQTLDLTNTQAPAQQVERLKESIPGCRINYRPPTELSYWERMVEGWRVSVNREARN; encoded by the coding sequence ATGAGACCCGCCAGTCTGTTGCGACGCTGGTTTCGGTTCCGCCTGCGAACCCTGCTCATCGCGGTGGCCGTGTTGGCGATCCCCTTCGGCTGGAGAGCGGAGCAGGCGCGGCGGGAAGCGGCCGCCATCGCCTGGGTCGAAGAACGTGGCGGCGAGATCAACTACGCGTACCGGCCCAGCGGTACGCTGCTGCAGAAGGCGGCCAGGGCGTGGTTTGGCGCCAAGAAGGTCGACCGCGTGTACCTGATGTACCAGGACGTAACCGACGTGGCGCCGCTCGCGCGCTTCCACGAGGCGACGCTGATCTCTCTGCAGAGCACGCCGGTGAGCGATGTCTCGCCCCTGGCCAGCCTGACCAACCTGCAGACGCTGGACCTCACCAACACCCAGGCGCCCGCGCAGCAGGTGGAGCGTCTGAAGGAGTCGATCCCCGGCTGCCGGATCAACTACCGCCCCCCCACCGAACTGAGCTACTGGGAGAGGATGGTCGAGGGCTGGCGGGTGTCGGTAAACCGCGAAGCACGCAATTAG
- a CDS encoding endo-1,4-beta-xylanase has translation MGLMRLNVRCPERIADADLKRVYLAGPDDLPYHGRSYLAGGVLHVERREDASGALCVPWVLDDHGPWMISTTTLMERERPYQLEVELARGIVFRVRNQMAAWQMLGLTAPDDLTTLLAEATTAFSRAAVMQVDPPAAVAKAIEAIALGAEASLRLAEVYADQALAVRTAGGARLPTLLGIRMGAPPDPGKGLGYGEQLEPFSIIAVPSGWKDVEPTESRREWADLDATVKWAQENRRRVSLGPLLEFSDSRVPEWAYLFEGETDTLSSLMLAHVEACVKRYRGRVNLWNVAGRVNRSRVLGLTDEQRLQLVAQAVRRVRELDPGTPVTVCFDQPWGESLATESGDLAAIEFADALERADLGIAGFGVELNVGYLPDGATPRSPLAYSQLLDNWSLRLELPLLVMLTVPSSGGPDKLATGKGKPLEVDAGPGGAAHPSPDSQAEWVRSVLPVLLAKNCVQVVLWNQLRDDRPHELPHGGLIDHHGAIKPAAEALAELRRLYLG, from the coding sequence ATGGGGCTGATGCGCCTGAACGTCCGCTGCCCCGAACGCATCGCGGACGCCGATCTCAAGCGGGTCTACCTGGCCGGCCCGGACGACCTGCCGTACCACGGGCGCTCTTACCTGGCCGGCGGCGTGCTGCACGTGGAACGCCGCGAGGACGCCTCCGGCGCGCTGTGCGTGCCCTGGGTGCTCGACGACCACGGCCCCTGGATGATCAGCACCACCACGCTGATGGAGCGCGAGCGCCCCTACCAGCTGGAGGTCGAGCTGGCCCGCGGCATCGTGTTCCGCGTCCGCAACCAGATGGCCGCGTGGCAGATGCTGGGGCTCACCGCGCCGGACGACCTCACCACGCTGCTGGCCGAGGCCACCACCGCGTTCAGCCGCGCCGCCGTGATGCAGGTCGACCCGCCGGCGGCGGTCGCCAAGGCGATCGAGGCGATCGCCCTCGGCGCCGAGGCCTCGCTCCGCCTGGCCGAGGTGTACGCCGACCAGGCGCTGGCCGTCCGCACCGCCGGCGGCGCGCGGCTGCCCACGCTGCTGGGCATCCGCATGGGCGCGCCGCCCGACCCCGGCAAGGGGCTCGGCTACGGCGAGCAGCTCGAGCCGTTCAGCATCATCGCCGTGCCCTCCGGCTGGAAGGACGTCGAGCCCACCGAGTCGCGCCGCGAGTGGGCCGACCTGGACGCCACGGTCAAGTGGGCCCAGGAGAACCGCCGCCGCGTCAGCCTCGGGCCGCTGCTCGAGTTCAGCGACTCCCGCGTGCCCGAGTGGGCCTACCTGTTCGAGGGCGAGACCGACACCCTCAGCTCGCTGATGCTGGCCCACGTCGAGGCCTGCGTCAAACGCTATCGCGGCCGCGTGAACCTGTGGAACGTCGCCGGCCGGGTGAACCGCAGCCGCGTGCTAGGCCTGACCGACGAGCAGCGCCTGCAGCTCGTCGCGCAGGCGGTGCGTCGCGTGCGCGAGCTCGACCCCGGCACGCCGGTCACGGTCTGCTTCGACCAGCCGTGGGGCGAGTCGCTCGCCACCGAGTCCGGCGACCTGGCCGCCATCGAGTTCGCCGACGCGCTCGAGCGGGCCGACCTCGGCATCGCCGGGTTCGGCGTCGAGCTGAACGTCGGCTACCTGCCCGACGGCGCCACCCCCCGCAGCCCGCTCGCCTACAGCCAGCTGCTGGACAACTGGAGCCTGCGGCTGGAGCTGCCGCTGCTGGTGATGCTCACCGTGCCCAGCTCCGGCGGGCCCGACAAGCTGGCCACCGGCAAGGGCAAGCCGCTGGAGGTCGACGCCGGCCCCGGCGGCGCGGCGCACCCCAGCCCCGACTCGCAGGCCGAGTGGGTCCGCAGCGTGCTGCCGGTGCTGCTGGCCAAGAACTGCGTGCAGGTGGTGCTGTGGAACCAGCTCCGCGACGACCGCCCCCACGAGCTGCCCCACGGCGGCCTGATCGACCACCACGGCGCCATCAAACCGGCCGCCGAAGCCCTGGCCGAGCTCCGCCGGCTGTACCTCGGCTAA
- a CDS encoding phosphoribosylaminoimidazolesuccinocarboxamide synthase — MPDACLLTSELPHWPVRRGKVRDVYDLGDRVLLVATDRISAYDWVLPTGIPDKGRVLTQTSVFWFDRVGIPHHLITADVDQMDLPADVDRQQLAGRSMLCRKSEVVPFECVVRGYLSGSGWKEYQQSGTVCGVALPPGLRESDKLPEPIFTPATKAEEGHDENVPFERMQAELGADLADELRAKSLEIYTQGAEHAATRGIIIADTKFEFGQRDGRVILIDEVMTPDSSRFWPADKYEPGHGQPSFDKQYVRDWLSSTDWDKNSEPPELPPDVVAGTRAKYVEAYEQLTGRRFE; from the coding sequence ATGCCCGACGCGTGCCTGCTGACCTCCGAACTCCCGCACTGGCCGGTCCGCCGCGGCAAGGTCCGCGACGTGTACGACCTGGGCGACCGGGTGCTGCTGGTCGCGACCGACCGGATCAGCGCCTACGACTGGGTGCTGCCCACCGGCATCCCGGACAAGGGCCGCGTGCTGACCCAGACAAGCGTGTTCTGGTTCGACCGGGTCGGCATCCCGCACCACCTGATCACGGCCGACGTCGACCAGATGGACCTGCCGGCGGACGTCGACCGCCAACAGCTAGCAGGCCGGTCGATGCTGTGCCGCAAGTCGGAGGTCGTGCCGTTTGAGTGCGTGGTGCGCGGCTACCTGTCGGGCTCCGGATGGAAGGAGTACCAGCAGTCGGGGACCGTCTGCGGGGTAGCCCTACCCCCCGGACTGCGCGAGAGCGACAAGCTGCCCGAGCCGATCTTCACGCCCGCCACCAAGGCCGAAGAGGGGCACGACGAGAACGTGCCGTTCGAGCGGATGCAGGCCGAACTCGGCGCCGACCTGGCGGACGAGCTCCGCGCCAAGAGCCTGGAGATCTACACCCAGGGCGCCGAGCACGCCGCGACCCGTGGCATCATCATCGCCGACACCAAGTTCGAGTTCGGACAGCGCGACGGCCGGGTGATCCTGATCGACGAGGTCATGACGCCCGACTCCAGCCGCTTCTGGCCGGCCGACAAGTACGAACCGGGCCACGGCCAGCCGTCGTTCGACAAGCAGTACGTGCGCGACTGGCTCAGCTCCACCGACTGGGACAAGAACAGCGAGCCCCCCGAGCTGCCGCCCGACGTCGTGGCCGGCACGCGGGCGAAGTATGTTGAGGCTTACGAGCAGCTGACCGGTCGGCGGTTTGAGTAG
- the aroC gene encoding chorismate synthase gives MLRYWTAGESHGQTLIALVDGFPAGVTIDPEPINNELRRRQGGYGRGGRQRIETDQVQVRTGIWKGQSLGSPIVLEVPNRDYKLERLDDLPRPRPGHADLTGSIKHLGGIRPILERSSARETAVRVAAGGLAKQLLSAFNIEVIGYVVELGGEKIAPVAGPIDELRKLRESSIIYSLNPEQDADIKALIDRTRKAGDTLGGVMEVRVEGLPFGLGTHAQWDRKLDGRLAQAVMAVQAIKGVEIGMGFEAARLPGSEVHDPIEFDPAQRDSPNLGFTRPRNNAGGLEGGMTNGQPLVVRAAKKPISTLAKPLGSVNLETKEPQEASYERSDVCAVSAASVIIENVVAFEIAVALVDKFGGDSLREMQARYDLFLQMAREQ, from the coding sequence ATGCTACGCTACTGGACCGCCGGCGAATCCCACGGGCAGACGCTCATCGCGTTGGTCGACGGCTTCCCGGCCGGCGTCACGATCGACCCCGAGCCGATCAACAACGAGCTTCGCCGCCGCCAGGGCGGCTACGGCCGCGGCGGGCGGCAGCGGATTGAGACCGACCAGGTGCAGGTCCGCACCGGCATCTGGAAGGGCCAGTCGCTCGGCTCGCCGATCGTGCTGGAGGTGCCCAACCGCGACTACAAGCTGGAGCGGCTCGACGACCTGCCCCGCCCCCGGCCCGGGCACGCCGACCTGACCGGCAGCATCAAGCACCTGGGCGGCATCCGGCCGATCCTGGAGCGTTCCAGCGCCCGCGAGACCGCGGTCCGCGTCGCCGCCGGCGGCCTGGCGAAGCAGCTGCTCAGCGCGTTCAACATCGAGGTGATCGGCTATGTGGTGGAGCTGGGCGGCGAGAAGATCGCCCCGGTCGCCGGTCCGATCGACGAGCTCCGCAAGCTCCGCGAGTCGAGCATCATCTACTCGCTCAACCCGGAGCAGGACGCCGATATCAAGGCGCTGATCGACCGCACCCGCAAGGCCGGCGACACGCTGGGCGGCGTGATGGAGGTCCGCGTTGAGGGGCTGCCGTTCGGCCTGGGCACCCACGCGCAGTGGGACCGCAAGCTCGACGGCCGGCTGGCGCAGGCGGTGATGGCGGTGCAAGCAATCAAGGGCGTGGAGATCGGCATGGGCTTCGAGGCCGCCCGCCTGCCCGGCTCCGAGGTGCACGACCCGATCGAATTCGACCCCGCGCAGCGCGACTCGCCTAATCTTGGCTTCACCCGGCCGCGGAACAACGCCGGCGGGCTCGAAGGCGGCATGACCAACGGCCAGCCGTTGGTGGTCCGCGCCGCCAAGAAGCCCATCAGCACGCTCGCCAAGCCGCTGGGCAGCGTGAATCTTGAGACAAAAGAGCCGCAGGAAGCAAGTTACGAGCGATCGGACGTCTGCGCGGTGTCGGCTGCTAGCGTCATCATCGAGAACGTGGTTGCGTTCGAGATTGCTGTCGCGTTGGTCGATAAATTTGGAGGCGACAGCCTCCGCGAGATGCAGGCCCGCTACGACCTCTTCCTCCAGATGGCCCGAGAGCAGTAG